The Melospiza georgiana isolate bMelGeo1 chromosome 1, bMelGeo1.pri, whole genome shotgun sequence genome contains the following window.
CCTTGTTTTtatacaaaataaatgaaactttTAACTTCTCCCTTTGAAACAGTAACTGTGTATTATAATATTCAGCAACCCTGATTATGAACAAATGTCCAAAGAAATTTCAAGATTTACTGATATGAAAGTGACAAAGAAAGCTGGTTTAAACTTAAAAACACAGGTGGAATCATGAAACTGTAGACTCATTTAGACTAGAAAACACCTTTAAGATTATTCagtccagccattaacccagcactgccaagtccaccactaaacaATGTCCTTAAGGGTCACATCCATACCTCATTTAAATACCTCATGAGATGGTGACTCAatggacagcctgttccagtgcttgacaaccctttcagtgaaaatattATCTGTAAAAAGGAGACTTTCTAAATACCAAAATTGCATCTGTATTTCCCAAATTGACTatgacaagaagaaaaattctcTCTTATCGTTTATGGGTCATATCCAAGCTAAATTAATATCATATCAATTTATACATTAATGTAAAGAGTAAAAAGTCCATTCCTTTGGAAAGATTCCTATATGCTTGGATGTAGTTTAGATTAGGATCAttatggaaaaaggaaaacatcatCCCAATGCTGAAATaatatttggggttttagaTAGTTGTAAAATACAGACAAGAAAAAGTTGTACTTCAGATCTTAGAAATACTTTCATGGAATCAAAAGACAGTTTCAATCTAAATTAAAAGGAAGCCTTTTACTAACATCTAATATGCCTCTAAATCCATCAGTATTTTCTAATGTTCACATTTAAATTGAGGGCATTCCACTACACCATCAACAGTATGGAGGTAAATGTTATTGTTATGTTATTACAATAATGTAATGTTATTGTATGACAAGAGTTATCTTGGCATTAGTTTTATTTGTGTCTAATAATGCTGAAAATCTTGTGAGAACTGCCAGGCTTTCTCAAAGCAAACAGCTGGGCCAGTAAAGATTGCCAAACTCTTCAAGTCTGTAAGATTAGTTTCAGTAAATGAGGGATGCACATTAGTAAAGAAAATtacacacattttttaaaatttgtgtaAAATTACACACATTTTTTCACTTTGAAGCTAAAAGAGAATTTACACTTTGATTCTCTTTAAGGTTTAATGAAGCCTTGAACAGCTCCTatttaatcaattttttttttctctatggTGATTATAGATGTGCTTTAAACTGCAATTCATGATATTTCAAATATCTATTTTTGCCTCATATGTGTGGtcaatttcttcctgatatttATGTTTCTACATGTCTTATTGTAGGAGAAATTCCAGACATTTCAGTTAAGTCTTAAAATTGCTCCAGATGAAGGACAAAGCCTTGATCAAAAGAAGAATGGTCTGATTGACAGGTCAGCCTCACAATAAAGCCAAACCTGAAAAAGAAGCAACCTAGACTCTTTCCATGACCAGAAGAATGAGCACTGAGAGACCTTACAACTTAATCAAACACCCAGGGCAGACAAGCATTCCATCCCTTGAAAACATAagcaatttttcattaaatatcaCTGACTGCACCCAGGTTGTGGTGCCAGAGGAAGTCTTTTTCACTGTTGCTGCCGCTGGGATACTGGAAAATCTACTTATCCTCATTGCTGTTGTGAGAAATAAGAATTTACACTTGCCCATGTACTTCTTCATTTGCAGTTTAGCCATTTCAGACATGTTAGGTAGCTTGTACAAAACTCTGGAGAACATCTTTATCATCTTGTGCAAAATGGGATACCTGACACGTCACGGAGACTTCGAGAAAAAACTGGATGATGCCATGGACTCCATGTTCATTCTGTCTCTGCTGGGGTCTATTTTCAGCCTGCTGGCCATAGCAGCAGACAGGTACATCACTATCTTCTACGCTCTGCGGTACCACAATATCATGACCCTGAGGAGGGCCTTGGTTATCCTGGCCATCATCTGGGCGTTCTGTGCCGGCAGCAGCGTTGCCATCGCGCTCTTCTCCTATGAAGCAGCGACAGTCATTCCCTTCACCATCCTCTTCCCTTTGATGATGTTTTTCATACTCTGCCTCTACATCCACATGTTCCTCCTGGCTCGATCTCACGCCAAAAAGATCGCCtcactgcccagcagcaccgTCCATCACAGAACTAACATGAAAGGCGCCATCACGCTGACTATTTTCCTTGGagttttcctttgctgttgGGCCCCCTTTGTTCTTCACATCCTCTTAGCAAGGTTTTGCCCACACAACCCTTACTGTGCCTGCTACATGTCCATTTTCCATGTGAATGGGACACTCATCATGTGCAATGCCATCATCAACCCTATGATTTTTGCATTCCGAAGCCCAGAGTTGCGGAGTACATTTAAGAAGATGTTCTACTGTCCCAGGTCAAGCTGCAACTGGTGAACACTTcatcaaaaatgaaaattctagAAGCATTTATGGGGTGCTGTGCAACATCAGTGTGAAGAGTTAAAAATACCAACAATTACACCCAAAGTAATGCTATGCTTGTAGCATACTGCCAGAGATTTTTCAGTTAACAAATAACAAGTAAAAAATAAGTAAGCACACAAATCTTTGTCAACCAGACCTCCACACTAAGCTAATTCTGCTGATAATTTtcattcaaggaaaaaaatctaaacaaatGTCTTAATTACCTTTTGTCAGTTCAGAAAAATCCAAACTAAAATCCACATCATGTTGCATTACCTGAGACATGAGCAAATTCATTTTGTATAAATTTCAATTCAATGCATATACTACTTTAAAATTCTGTTGGTTAAATTGCAATGAAGTGAACATTTGTTTCTAAACCATGCATTTGCATAAAAGTATATGGTTAAGTAGAAAACATGGACACGTAATTTTGCTGTAAAAGGGAACTCAAGACTCTTCTTTAACATCTAATCTCCTTAAAATCATGCAATTAGTGATCTCTGAGTTTCAAAAGCAACTTTTGGTGTGTAAGTAAAAAAGAATAGgatattttgattaaaaagatatttgtagtcactgaagttttttttccaacataaaGTTGTCATGCCAGCAAAGATGggttttgaattttaaaaccCCTAAGGCAGGTCAGAACTAGCAAAGGGGATTGCTGAACTTGTCAGTGCCAGTTCTcttcaataaaataataacCTCCACAGATAGGAAAAGCACTTTGATTCAACCATGGCATGCTGCCACAAAGAATTCAAAAAAACATAATACCAGAGATAAAACTCAAACAGTTCTGAGGAAGTCAGCCACCCAGGTAAGGAAACAACTCTCCAGTCTGGAAGGATGCTACAAAGCAGACTGTAATTTAGAAACCCTGGTGAGAAAATTTTGAATTGTTCCTGCCAAAATAATACAGAGCTCACAAAATTTAAGGGCAGAATGGCTTTCAGTTGTAAAACATTCTGAAGCAGTCCAGAGTATATAGTGAAGAATTAAACTCACAGTAATTCAAGGAAGTCATTCAGCTGTGCCAGAGAGAAGTAGTAAGAGAATTTCAAGAGTTTGGAACATGGACAAACCATACAAATTCATGTTATCTTGGGTTGAATGAAGGACAATAAACCTGGAAGCCTCTGCAAAAATCAATTGGAAAAGAGGtactaaaatgaaaatttttcaaACCTATGCAtttattgtaaaataaaaaggttCTTCTATAAAATGCAAGTTTAGAAGGGAGTTCAGATAGAatcacatattttattttaataagaatTGCTTCATTTCCATCAAATGGCAGAATAAATGTAAAGCTGCACAAGAAGAAATGACTGTTAGaattggggggaaaaagaaaagaaacacacaaTGTTAAAGAAAAGGTAAAACAAAACATCTACAGTactgcagtgccctgtgctcacaaatgatgaattttaaaattataaaaaatgttGGAAAGAAAATTGTGATTAACACAGAGCTCATATTAACTCTGCAATGCATGAATTATCAGCCAAAAGTTCCTTCCCTCAAAATGCTATTTTCCACCTGCTTCCCTAAAGCAGACTTAGTTAAAAGAGATAAGTAGCTTCCACCATGTTAGAAGTGAATGCATCCTGTAAGGAAGACTAAGGGTACACATGCAAAGACTTCACATTCACAATGAGCTGTCCAAATGTAAATTATtcttataataaaattatttgtacCTCATAACACCTAAACATGGAGAAACACCTAATCATTAAAGAAAACACCAAACATTTAGCCCCATAATGAGGAATGCTCCAGAGACACTCATGTCAAAATCTAAAATTCAGCAGTAAAAAGTATTATTGAAATTCTATAAAAAGTCCTTTGATAAGGACTCCTCTCCTGGAGATGCTGGCAGTTAGGGCTTGGAAAGGTACCCCTGTGAAAGCAGGGGATGGACAAGGTCATGGCTACAGCAGACCTCAGGCGGTGCCACCAGCTACTGCATTTTTCTACCACACCAGCCCGTGGCAGCTCAGGGTAGTCCTGACAGGTTTGGTTAACTGGCTGCCTTTGGCCCTCATTGGAGTGCCCTCACCTAAAAAATGTTTCAGGGACTGGCTGGTGCCAACCTCCCTTTGCAGCATCCCCAGGCCCAGGGGAAAGAGGCCGTGGTCACTCACAGATCCCAGGAGacagagagcagctcccaccattttgtttgctttgctttgctttgcaatGAGGACCTGGGCTTCTACctcaccaaacaaaatccatcCCATGGGCACACCTTTGATTGTGTTCCTCTGAGCCCTCCTTCAAGGGCAGGACAAGCTGTTCTCCAGTAACCCATCTGCCCACTCTTCCCAAACTATCccactgcctttcccagcaccatccccaagcATCCAGGCACCATTTATCTGcaacacacagagcaggtgTGGTTATGCAGGTTACGGACCagtgagaatttttttccatctaGCTTGTTAAAACAAGAAGTCAACACCTAGGCAGTAAGATTTTGGTAGGTTTTATCCCACACTGCTTTCTTtgacttaaaaatatttctgcagtcACTGACATTGAACCCAAGCACTGTCTGGAGCTGGCTCCTGCCTTGTCTTCCCAGAAATGACGTGCCTGTTCTCTGTAGCCTACCTGCACTCAGCTGTGAATGCACTCAAATCAATATTCCAAAACTGAATGTTTTGGTATGTCTGTTCCTGTCATGATGCCTGAACAACACCCAAACTTACAGTTCATGGTAATCTCTTTAAACTGGTGTAGACACTTGATGGCTCTCACTGTTATACTCTGTGTCTAATACACAGACAACCAGCAAGAGTGGGGAAAGGCTGTGGGGTAGACAGGTTGCAAATCATAAAAActgcttatttttttccatttttgtgttAGAGACAACAAGATTTGCCACATTCACTGTGTAAATTTGCAATAAGCAATCCTGTGCATTTGCAATACAGCTGAAATCTGTGTCTACAATATATTAGATCTCAAGCTGAGCCTGGGGGTTACGTAAGGAGTCAatataaaattcaaaatacaCATGTAAACATTTTTTCAGTTTGCACTAGTTATGATTAAATGGATTTTCTCTTGAAAATATTCCCTTCCTGGCAAGAAAGAGTCAGGAAGAACACAAAATATGTTTGAATAAAAAAGCTTCTagaaagattttaatttttcagtctgCCTGGATTTCTAGCATGTTAGCAGATGGGTAAGTCTCTATGCATTATCTCCTAATTGCCTGTAAATTTTTACTTGCATTTTAGTTGTCCACTGTCCCAGCAAGTTTCTCTGCCACATACCAATGTCTCCATATACTTACCTATGTTGCTTTTTGAACAGATTCTTTAGGCCACAATTTTTGAAGCTTTCATTGTATTGTGCTGAAGACACTATTGAAATTCtcactgaatttttaaattctcGCTTTTATATTAACATGTAAAAGTGAAGACTTTTCTCAGATTTTGGAACTTCCCTTCATCTACCCAGCTTGAAAAGTTTAGGAGGCAGAATTGTACCTTaactttgggagaaaaaaagttCATTTTGGATTCTACCAGAAGCTAATAAGCCTGAAAGGAACATCCAGTTCTTTGAAGATCACAGGCAATGCTACAATCAATGTTTCATTTGGAAGGGTCCACAGAACTTTACATGCCTGTGGCAACAAAACATTTCCCAGTCACTTACTGCAaaaccaaagaagaaaaactccTCCTCTCTTTTATTGTTTTGAACTGAACTTTGTGTTCAGGAATAAAATGAACAAATCTGATAGAGACACCCAGGGGAATTAATTCCACTGAAAGAGTCAGTACGCCAGTGAGAGACAAACTTGCAGTTTGATTTTGTTTACAAATTAGCAAGACAAACACATTTTATCCATGAGAAAATATAGTTTAGAGTTAGTTTATTTATGTGAGAAAAATCTTGTTTCTATGAATTGTTGTTCTGGACAAGACTTTCAGAAAAATAGGTACCCAGGACTCCTATCAGCCAAACAAAATTTCAGGTATTCAAACAAAACTACATTCTTCAAATGATACATTTATTCAAACGGAATTATGCACAAGTAGGGCCTGGTTTATTAATTCTCTCAAGATAATTTCAGCAGAGAGCTATCCATTGTGTCCTTAGAATTCAACAGCACTTTAATACAGTTTTATTTGAAGTGTCATTTCTCAGAAGACACAATGCTGTTGTAAGCTTCCAATTCAAAGAGGATGACTTAAAGTACAATTCTGGAGAACTGAGTGGGACCACTAAACTAATGCTTTTCATGTCCACTGAAAGCAGTTTTCTTACGTCCTCAAATCCCCTCACACCTATAAGACAAAATCAGACTATTGAACTGTCACACATAGTCTAATGA
Protein-coding sequences here:
- the MC2R gene encoding adrenocorticotropic hormone receptor encodes the protein MSTERPYNLIKHPGQTSIPSLENISNFSLNITDCTQVVVPEEVFFTVAAAGILENLLILIAVVRNKNLHLPMYFFICSLAISDMLGSLYKTLENIFIILCKMGYLTRHGDFEKKLDDAMDSMFILSLLGSIFSLLAIAADRYITIFYALRYHNIMTLRRALVILAIIWAFCAGSSVAIALFSYEAATVIPFTILFPLMMFFILCLYIHMFLLARSHAKKIASLPSSTVHHRTNMKGAITLTIFLGVFLCCWAPFVLHILLARFCPHNPYCACYMSIFHVNGTLIMCNAIINPMIFAFRSPELRSTFKKMFYCPRSSCNW